The genome window GGGCGTGCGCGACCTGCCGGCGCTGCTGTCGCCTGGCGACGCGCTTGTCTTCAACGACACGAAGGTCATTCCCGCCCAGCTTGAGGGCACCCGCACGCGTGGGCAGGCGGTCGCGCGCATTGGCGCAACACTGCACCTGAAGGCCGGCGACGACCGCTGGTGGGCCTTCGTGCGCCCGGCGAAGAAGCTCGTTCCCGGCGACCGTATCTGCTTCGGCAGCGGAAAGGGCGAGACCTGTCTTTTTGGGACGCTCGATGCGACGGTCGCGGAAAAGCGGGATACCGGCGAAGTGCTTCTGGCGTTCGATTTCGCCGGGCCGGACCTCGATCAGGCGATCGCGGCCGTCGGCCACATTCCCCTGCCGCCCTATATCGCGCAAAAGCGCGGTGAGGACGCCGCCGACCGCGATGACTACCAGACGATCTACGCCGAGAAGGATGGAGCCGTGGCGGCGCCGACAGCCGGGTTGCATTTCACCCCCGAGCTGATGGCGGCAATCGACGCGCGCGGTATCGAACGCCACCTCGTCACGCTGCATGTGGGGGCCGGGACGTTCCTGCCTGTGAAGGCGGACGACACTGACGACCACAGGATGCATGCCGAACGGGGGGAAATCTCTGGCGAAACCGCCGAAGCGCTGCGCAATGTTCGCGCGCGCGGCAACCGCGTCGTTGCCGTCGGAACCACCTCCTTGCGCATCCTGGAAAGCGCCGCTCAGGGAGAGGGCGGATTGAGCGCCTTTTCCGGCGAGACCTCGATCTTCATCACCCCGGGCTACCGGTTTCACGTCGTCGACGCGCTGATGACCAACTTTCACCTGCCGCGTTCAACGCTTTTCATGCTGGTCAGCGCCTTGAGTGGACTGGACGAAATGCGCGCCGCCTATGCGCATGCGATCACGCAGGAATACCGCTTCTATTCCTACGGAGACGCATCGCTGCTCTTTCCCAAGGACGCACCATGACCGACCCCTTTTCCTTCCGTCTCATCGCGCAGGACGGCATGGCCCGCCGCGGTGAAATCAGGACGCCGCACGGTCTGGTGCGCACGCCGGCCTTCATGCCGGTGGGAACGCAGGCGACCGTCAAGGCGATGTATCCCGCCCAGGTGCGCGAACTTGGCGCGGATGTGGTGCTCGGCAATACCTATCACTTGATGCTGCGCCCCGGCGCGGAGCGGATCGCGCGCCTCGGCGGCTTGCACGCATTCATGAACTGGCCGCATACGATTCTCACCGATTCCGGCGGGTTTCAGGTCATGTCGCTGGCGCAACTGCGCAAACTCGACGAAAAGGGCGTGACCTTCCAAAGCCATATCGACGGTTCGCGCCACGTGATGACGCCGGAACGGTCCGTCGAAATCCAGCAATTGCTGGGATCCGATATCCAGATGCAGCTCGACGAGTGCATCGCCTTGCCCGCGCCGCGCGAGGATGTGGAGCGCGC of Stappia sp. ES.058 contains these proteins:
- the queA gene encoding tRNA preQ1(34) S-adenosylmethionine ribosyltransferase-isomerase QueA is translated as MRVDDFDFELPPERIALRPARPRDAARMLVVRPGTEPLLDDRGVRDLPALLSPGDALVFNDTKVIPAQLEGTRTRGQAVARIGATLHLKAGDDRWWAFVRPAKKLVPGDRICFGSGKGETCLFGTLDATVAEKRDTGEVLLAFDFAGPDLDQAIAAVGHIPLPPYIAQKRGEDAADRDDYQTIYAEKDGAVAAPTAGLHFTPELMAAIDARGIERHLVTLHVGAGTFLPVKADDTDDHRMHAERGEISGETAEALRNVRARGNRVVAVGTTSLRILESAAQGEGGLSAFSGETSIFITPGYRFHVVDALMTNFHLPRSTLFMLVSALSGLDEMRAAYAHAITQEYRFYSYGDASLLFPKDAP